The following proteins are encoded in a genomic region of Ornithodoros turicata isolate Travis chromosome 6, ASM3712646v1, whole genome shotgun sequence:
- the LOC135398664 gene encoding uncharacterized protein LOC135398664, producing the protein MSPPGDGATMEGSGNSRAATPATYVPAFNAFAIELPEKFDFRHPESWKKWFTRWERYRVISGLHKQDMQTQVNTFLYAMGSEAEDIITSLRLSDEELNDYGKLSEGFKGHFVPRLNVIYERACFNQRHQRDHETVEEFVRELHRLAATCEYGALKEELIRDRLVVGLHDKGLSEKLQLDSSLTLEKAVNRARNSEAVKGQQPLLHSDVNSEGRPRTKIDVDAVIAAKSPYVAKERSGAAQRQRHGASDRDRQRPNKTCKWCGYSLDHTRADCPAREKVCSTCRKTGHFASVCQSSAQRQVQGTNQRTQPGRQPGRRGKGQTTAKLEEVFLGEVLSAWTAKEPWIITAEVDNMAVSFMVDTGADVSAVPQSALAENTKKRIRPATKVLYGPGRSRLHPVGQAEVQMSWNGKTTRQEIFVMDKLEHALLGRPAIRALDVLPHLCSVESTSLVDPTMSKYPALFGALGHMKAVYHIKLVLGAVPHAVSYPRRVPIPLLPSVKEELERMEELQVIEKVDRATSWCAPMVVAKKKNGKLRI; encoded by the coding sequence ATGTCACCTCCGGGGGATGGGGCCACGATGGAAGGCAGCGGCAACAGTCGAGCTGCCACGCCAGCAACGTACGTTCCAGCTTTTAACGCCTTCGCCATAGAGCTCCCCGAGAAGTTTGACTTTCGCCACCCGGAGTCGTGGAAGAAGTGGTTCACGAGGTGGGAGCGTTACCGTGTAATTTCGGGGCTCCACAAGCAGGATATGCAGACACAAGTCAACACGTTCTTGTACGCTATGGGCAGCGAAGCCGAGGACATTATCACGTCGCTTCGCCTGTCGGACGAAGAACTGAACGACTACGGCAAGCTTTCGGAAGGCTTCAAGGGTCACTTCGTACCCAGACTAAACGTGATCTACGAGCGGGCTTGTTTCAACCAGCGGCACCAACGAGACCACGAGACCGTGGAGGAATTCGTCAGAGAGCTTCACCGATTGGCTGCAACCTGCGAATATGGCGCGCTCAAAGAGGAACTGATTCGCGACCGCCTAGTGGTTGGCCTGCATGACAAGGGCCTTAGCGAAAAACTGCAGTTGGATTCATCGTTGACGCTGGAGAAAGCGGTCAACAGAGCGAGGAACTCGGAGGCCGTGAAGGGCCAACAGCCACTGCTGCACTCCGACGTCAACTCCGAAGGAAGACCTCGTACGAAAATTGACGTGGACGCGGTCATTGCTGCCAAATCTCCGTATGTAGCAAAGGAACGTTCCGGAGCCGCGCAACGGCAACGACACGGCGCGAGCGATCGTGACCGGCAGCGACCAAACAAAACCTGCAAGTGGTGCGGGTACAGCCTGGATCACACGAGGGCAGACTGTCCAGCTCGAGAGAAGGTCTGCAGCACGTGCCGCAAGACAGGACACTTTGCGTCTGTTTGCCAGTCGAGCGCCCAGCGGCAGGTGCAGGGGACCAACCAGAGGACTCAGCCCGGAAGACAGCCCGGTCGTCGGGGCAAGGGTCAAACCACGGCCAAGTTGGAAGAAGTCTTCCTCGGCGAAGTCCTGTCGGCATGGACCGCTAAGGAGCCGTGGATCATAACAGCTGAGGTGGACAACATGGCAGTCTCGTTCATGGTGGACACTGGAGCCGACGTCAGCGCGGTACCCCAGTCTGCACTTGCCGAGAACACGAAGAAACGCATACGTCCGGCAACGAAAGTTCTGTATGGACCGGGAAGGTCCAGGCTTCACCCCGTCGGTCAGGCGGAAGTGCAGATGTCCTGGAACGGGAAGACGACCCGTCAAGAAATCTTTGTCATGGACAAGCTGGAGCACGCGCTCCTAGGTCGACCGGCAATCCGGGCCCTTGACGTGCTGCCACACCTCTGTTCAGTGGAATCCACTTCGCTCGTCGACCCGACAATGTCAAAGTATCCAGCCCTCTTCGGCGCACTGGGACATATGAAGGCTGTGTACCACATCAAACTTGTTCTTGGGGCGGTACCGCATGCTGTTTCGTACCCTCGTCGTGTGCCAATCCCACTGCTTCCAAGCGTGAAGGAGGAGTTGGAACGTATGGAAGAGCTCCAGGTCATAGAGAAAGTCGACCGCGCAACGAGTTGGTGCGCGCCCATGGTCGTCGCCAAGAAAAAGAACGGGAAGCTGCGCATTTGA
- the LOC135398665 gene encoding uncharacterized protein K02A2.6-like → MGRYQFLRLPFGIATAPEFFQREMLRILDGLEGTVCHRDDILVYGKHEQEHDARLDAVLRRLQDSGITLNKDKCEDADGKLLYTADVLSRAPVTSSDETSLDTLLREYELLTVELLPASGSLQARLRRALQSDDATSEVMTYCGNTWPPADEMSHEVRRYASFSSELSVVQGLLFKGKRLVIPSAMRQEILDRLHAGHQGVVRCRARARDAVWWPGIGEHIANFVTRCPTCQAHRRSRAEPLLQTELPPRPWHTVGMDIFYKDKQNYLVIVDYYSKFFELRCLPKTTTADVIMALGPVFACHGIPAVMRTDNGPQFASKEFARYLQRIGVVHVTSSPYYPQTDDPREDRILTGGIANGTTSAIHGTSSTELPAATVAVLGTVSKELRPGPSGPCKALQPEAQGLISPAFQKPNGRENTRRSGSTWGHRRSGLYTQVLRRGNFNGDNQAH, encoded by the exons ATGGGACGCTACCAGTTCCTGAGACTGCCCTTTGGAATCGCAACTGCCCCCGAGTTCTTCCAGAGGGAAATGCTGCGCATCCTGGACGGCTTGGAGGGAACTGTATGCCACAGGGATGATATCCTCGTGTACGGCAAGCATGAGCAGGAACACGATGCTCGTCTGGACGCAGTACTGCGCCGTCTACAGGACAGTGGCATCACATTGAACAAGGACAAATGCGAAGATGCTGACGGCAAACTGTTATACACGGCGGATGTTCTTTCGCGCGCTCCGGTTACTAGCAGCGATGAAACATCATTGGACACCTTACTGCGGGAGTACGAGCTCCTCACCGTTGAGCTACTCCCAGCATCCGGGTCACTGCAAGCACGTCTCCGGAGAGCTCTACAGAGTGATGACGCCACATCAGAGGTCATGACGTACTGCGGTAACACATGGCCACCAGCAGACGAGATGAGCCATGAGGTGCGTCGGTACGCCAGCTTTTCCAGTGAGCTCTCTGTCGTCCAAGGACTCCTGTTCAAGGGGAAGAGACTGGTAATCCCATCAGCGATGCGACAAGAAATTTTGGACCGGCTCCACGCTGGCCATCAAGGTGTTGTCCGGTGCAGAGCAAGAGCGAGGGACGCCGTCTGGTGGCCCGGTATCGGTGAACACATCGCCAATTTTGTGACCAGATGCCCAACATGCCAAGCACACAGGAGATCCCGGGCGGAACCCCTGCTTCAGACCGAACTTCCGCCGCGACCTTGGCATACCGTGGGCATGGACATCTTCTACAAAGACAAACAAAACTATTTGGTCATCGTAGACTACTACTCAAAGTTCTTCGAGCTGAGGTGTCTTCCAAAGACTACGACGGCTGACGTCATAATGGCATTGGGTCCGGTGTTTGCCTGTCACGGCATTCCAGCGGTGATGAGGACTGACAACGGGCCGCAGTTTGCCTCGAAGGAGTTCGCCCGATATCTGCAACGGATCGGTGTGGTCCACGTGACGTCCAGCCCGTACTACCCTCAAA CGGACGACCCCAGGGAAGACCGGATACTCACCGGCGGAATTGCTAATGGGACGACGTCTGCAATCCACGGTACCAGTTCCACAGAGCTCCCTGCAGCCACAGTGGCCGTACTTGGAACAGTATCGAAGGAGCTACGCCCAGGACCAAGCGGTCCATGCAAGGCACTACAACCGGAGGCACAGGGCCTCATCTCGCCGGCCTTTCAGAAACCGAACGGCCGTGAGAATACTCGCAGGAGCGGCAGCACATGGGGCCATCGTCGGTCAGGCCTCTACACCCAGGTCCTACGTCGTGGCAACTTCAACGGGGATAACCAGGCGCACTAG
- the LOC135398110 gene encoding uncharacterized protein LOC135398110, with translation MMSEQQEPLGLFAGWQDLATSALTWATSSDAPTPPSLSPQGGLLLSLLSGQPRALALLLVGLVYTALLPVAAVALLAYRRRFNSRSQDITQLYNVAWYAYCFGLAFVVASGMVTALALIFSRADFNAAYRSAPEEWQRNFAQLQRFVNNTGRELSNSAKQRVAGRLRDATDLLDSNFTHYFEQTLADAIANDLNATANCSIGVRAIGRNLQHQGLNDLGRALVAAADWCTRLEQKRDSLLHAAAEKVEKLTKQQRQRSLARIRGETAPSDTYLSDVETALKGLDRAKQRVLAVLPSPQNGLLDLLAYAGLNYVNLLTLFDLVILALLAAATLVGVATRRDTEPPTERGAISHGAGRVLTGSATFMIIFCFLATPMILGILILDVGLQCHVCIPYREQDWKTIDKLTVALWPLAERGNTFKELTPSLLFSRCAADDDSLLFTAPPLVQLPVLSQSLDAMNVDDSKAEEKVHPPPEELRSLLQSSLTHSWLPLSLRLQAKNLLSHLSDAETAAREAPRAIQGILRSMTGKYYGNYLANVTRRLLGGPRVAHQLKASPGFGSCKPLYNGFMSALASLCGPLQRGLTGYWFALSLDILRYTAGVIVCLGASKYLLRMKSYSYEGQVVEDVRDDTPPVPRQMWAKRLRKQPQRSKSQKVSKIIDQSAGDLCRLWPPPGRGLAAKTQLPVFSSGRFMSPPGSDLKRRHNDGWDSPPLRAPKTLRHSPTRECASPWGEPYKPPKLPQKRRIRWRAQNSYKTISSAPLRGPYGFSDMSDFSNPSDSNSSLRWH, from the exons ATGATGagcgagcagcaggaaccattAGGGCTGTTCGCCGGATGGCAGGACTTGGCCACCAGTGCCCTCACATGGGCCACTTCGTCAGATGCTCCAACACCGCCGTCTCTGTCGCCCCAAGGAGGCCTTCTCCTTTCCCTGTTGAGCGGCCAGCCCCGAGCTTTGGCCCTGCTGCTGGTGGGACTCGTCTACACAGCTCTTCTGCCTGTAGCTGCGGTCGCCCTGCTTGCCTACCGACGGCGATTCAACAGCCGATCGCAGGACATCACCCAGCTGTACAATGTCGCCTGGTACGCGTACTGCTTCGGGCTGGCGTTCGTAGTCGCCTCAGGTATGGTGACGGCCCTAGCACTAATCTTCAGCCGCGCGGACTTCAATGCCGCGTACAGATCGGCTCCCGAAGAATGGCAAAGAAACTTCGCTCAACTACAGCGGTTCGTCAATAACACCGGGCGGGAGCTGTCGAATTCGGCGAAGCAGAGGGTGGCTGGCCGTCTGCGTGACGCGACTGATCTTTTGGACTCAAACTTCACGCATTATTTTGAACAGACCCTGGCTGACGCGATTGCAAACGATCTCAACGCGACGGCTAACTGCTCGATCGGTGTAAGAGCAATAGGACGTAATCTACAGCACCAAGGTCTTAATGATTTAGGTCGTGCACTAGTGGCTGCTgccgattggtgcacccgtctCGAACAGAAGAGAGACTCTCTTTTGCACGCTGCAGCGGAGAAAGTGGAAAAATTGACGAAACAACAGCGCCAGCGATCGCTGGCGAGAATTCGAGGCGAGACAGCGCCATCGGATACTTATTTATCCGATGTGGAGACAGCGTTAAAAGGCCTAGATCGAGCAAAGCAAAGGGTCCTGGCGGTCCTGCCTTCACCGCAGAATGGTCTTCTGGACCTCTTGGCTTACGCTGGCCTTAATTATGTGAACCTGCTCACCCTGTTTGACTTGGTAATCCTAGCATTGCTGGCAGCAGCCACTTTAGTTGGAGTGGCGACAAGAAGGGACACAGAGCCGCCCACCGAACGCGGGGCAATTTCTCACGGCGCGGGAAGAGTGCTCACAGGCAGCGCAACGTTTATGATTATATTCTGTTTCCTCGCAACACCAATGATCCTTGGCATCTTAATTCTTGATGTTGGCCTGCAGTGCCATGTGTGTATTCCCTACCGAGAGCAAGACTGGAAGACGATAGACAAGTTAACCGTCGCACTGTGGCCTCTCGCAGAACGAGGCAACACATTCAAGGAGCTGACGCCCAGTTTACTTTTCAGTAGATGCGCCGCGGACGACGACTCCCTGCTGTTCACGGCCCCACCTCTTGTACAATTACCAGTGCTTTCTCAGTCACTGGATGCCATGAATGTCGACGACTCTAAAGCGGAAGAGAAAGTTCACCCACCCCCGGAAGAACTTCGAAGCTTACTACAGAGTAGTTTAACTCATTCGTGGCTTCCCCTTTCATTGAGACTACAGGCGAAGAATCTTCTGTCCCATCTCTCGGATGCCGAGACGGCTGCGCGTGAGGCGCCACGAGCAATCCAGGGAATCCTCCGGTCCatgacaggaaaatattatggGAACTACCTGGCAAACGTGACGCGTCGCCTTCTAGGTGGACCCCGTGTTGCGCATCAACTGAAGGCTTCACCAGGATTTGGTTCATGCAAACCCTTATATAATGGGTTCATGTCAGCACTGGCCTCACTGTGTGGACCTTTACAGCGTGGACTAACGGGCTACTGGTTCGCCCTGTCCCTTGACATCCTCCGGTACACGGCTGGGGTTATAGTATGTCTCGGAGCATCAAAATACCTGCTTCGAATGAAGTCGTACAGCTACGAAGGTCAAGTTGTCGAAGACGTGCGGGATGACACACCGCCAGTGCCTCGTCAGATGTGGGCGAAGAGGCTCAGAAAGCAGCCGCAACGTTCAAAGTCACAGAAGGTCTCCAAGATCATAGACCAATCTGCTGGAGATTTGTGTCGGCTATGGCCACCTCCTGGAAGGGGTCTTGCGGCAAAAACACAGCTTCCG GTGTTTTCTTCTGGCAGGTTCATGAGTCCACCAGGCTCTGATCTGAAGCGCCGTCACAACGACGGCTGGGACAGTCCGCCGCTAAGGGCTCCGAAAACATTACGTCATAGTCCGACGCGGGAATGTGCCTCGCCGTGGGGGGAACCATACAAGCCTCCCAAGCTACCACAGAAGCGTAGAATTCGCTGGAGGGCTCAGAACTCGTACAAGACTATCTCAAGCGCACCTCTGAGAGGACCCTACGGTTTCAGCGATATGTCCGATTTTTCGAACCCTAGCGACTCGAACTCGAGTCTGCGTTGGCACTAG